One genomic window of Acidobacteriota bacterium includes the following:
- a CDS encoding flippase gives MATSPIASTPSSGFRSHVGSISRQSSVFLLGTIFTTGAGYFFKIYLARVLGAEALGIYALGMTVVGLASVIAAAGLPQAASRFVAVYSATGESRKLRQFLWSGLAILLVANSLVGLAVLLLKSWIAERLYHTPALSSYQQFFVVIMITGALTGFLGQVLAGYKDVARRTIITSFVGQSMMMAVTIGLLTLGFGFKGYLIAQIVSAFVVLILLGRAAWQLTPQAARPPAIELPLLEREIVSFSLALFAVQVLEFCLGQTDKIVLGIFLHAREVGIYSIAAALVGFVPLALQSVNQIFSPTIAELHARGDMELLARLFRSLVKWTLGLTLPLAAVMILFAPSIMGMFGPDFVPGWPVLAVGTFGQLVNCGVGSVGYLLLMSGNQKKLLRIQFVMALILVSANIILIPRIGLLGAALAGAMVAAASNLWYLGEVHRTLVIGPSLRKYRALLVPCVLMTAFVVLVRHFASTAWPAWTTIVAALVLGYAVFIATSLLFLDDDDRVVADALKARLFPRAGTTQGPAA, from the coding sequence TTGGCCACTTCACCCATCGCGTCGACGCCGTCCTCTGGCTTCCGAAGCCACGTCGGCAGCATCTCGCGGCAATCCTCGGTGTTCCTGCTGGGGACGATATTCACGACTGGGGCAGGATATTTCTTCAAAATCTATCTGGCCAGGGTTCTTGGTGCGGAAGCGCTGGGCATCTATGCGCTCGGAATGACGGTAGTCGGACTGGCATCGGTGATCGCAGCCGCCGGACTTCCACAGGCTGCCAGCCGCTTCGTGGCGGTGTATTCCGCGACTGGCGAATCCAGAAAGTTGCGCCAGTTTCTGTGGTCGGGACTCGCCATTCTGCTCGTCGCCAACTCGCTGGTCGGTCTCGCGGTACTGCTGCTCAAATCGTGGATCGCAGAGCGTCTCTATCACACGCCAGCGCTCTCGTCGTACCAGCAGTTCTTTGTCGTAATCATGATCACTGGGGCTCTAACCGGCTTTCTGGGGCAAGTGCTGGCCGGCTACAAAGACGTCGCCAGGCGCACGATCATCACCAGTTTCGTCGGCCAATCCATGATGATGGCAGTCACGATTGGCCTGCTCACCCTAGGATTTGGCTTCAAGGGATATCTCATTGCCCAGATCGTCAGCGCCTTTGTAGTGCTTATTCTATTGGGGAGAGCCGCATGGCAACTGACTCCCCAAGCAGCGCGTCCGCCCGCAATCGAGCTACCGCTGCTGGAACGAGAGATCGTCTCCTTCTCGTTGGCGCTGTTTGCTGTGCAGGTTTTGGAATTTTGTCTGGGCCAAACCGACAAGATCGTTCTGGGTATTTTCCTGCATGCCCGCGAGGTTGGCATTTACTCCATCGCCGCCGCGCTGGTCGGATTCGTGCCGCTGGCACTGCAGTCGGTCAATCAGATTTTTTCGCCAACCATCGCGGAGTTGCACGCTCGTGGCGACATGGAACTACTCGCGCGACTCTTTCGCTCTCTCGTCAAATGGACCCTGGGATTGACTCTGCCGCTCGCCGCCGTGATGATCCTGTTTGCGCCATCCATCATGGGAATGTTCGGTCCTGACTTTGTGCCGGGCTGGCCGGTCCTGGCGGTGGGTACGTTTGGACAATTAGTCAATTGTGGTGTCGGATCCGTCGGCTACCTTTTGCTCATGTCGGGAAACCAAAAGAAGCTGCTGCGGATTCAATTTGTGATGGCGCTAATACTCGTGTCCGCAAATATCATCTTGATTCCGCGCATTGGGCTGCTCGGCGCGGCCCTGGCCGGCGCGATGGTGGCGGCTGCCAGCAACCTTTGGTATCTCGGAGAAGTGCATCGCACTCTCGTCATCGGCCCTTCTCTGCGCAAGTATCGCGCCCTGCTCGTTCCTTGCGTTCTGATGACCGCATTCGTAGTGCTCGTTCGCCATTTCGCGAGCACCGCGTGGCCGGCGTGGACGACAATTGTGGCAGCCTTGGTCCTTGGGTATGCGGTGTTTATTGCAACTTCCCTCCTATTTTTGGACGACGATGATCGAGTCGTCGCGGACGCCCTTAAAGCAAGATTGTTTCCTCGTGCAGGAACCACGCAGGGGCCCGCTGCATGA
- a CDS encoding NAAT family transporter, protein MALRHVLEDLPTAATATFLALFPIVNPPGGIPMFFTLTGEFTREERNRTALRTAFYVTAILVTFMLVGRFVLSFFGISLPVLKIAGGLIVANTAWGMVTATSRMTTEESSEALTKQDISLTPMAMPMLSGPGSIGVVMGLAAHANGFLAYMGMVIGIVLVGLSVLMFLRLGGPLVKRLGPTGMGAITRIFGFLILSIAVQLVWDGVADFK, encoded by the coding sequence ATGGCGCTGAGGCACGTGCTGGAAGATCTTCCCACGGCGGCGACGGCGACATTTCTCGCGCTCTTTCCGATTGTGAATCCGCCGGGCGGCATTCCGATGTTCTTCACGTTGACAGGAGAATTCACGCGCGAGGAGCGCAATCGTACGGCCTTGCGGACCGCATTCTACGTAACCGCAATCCTCGTGACGTTCATGCTGGTCGGCCGTTTCGTGCTGAGTTTTTTCGGCATCTCGCTGCCCGTCCTGAAAATTGCAGGTGGATTGATCGTAGCGAATACGGCATGGGGCATGGTAACGGCCACCAGTCGCATGACGACCGAAGAGAGCAGCGAAGCTCTGACCAAGCAGGATATTTCGCTCACGCCGATGGCGATGCCGATGTTGTCCGGTCCCGGCTCGATCGGAGTCGTGATGGGTCTGGCGGCACACGCCAATGGCTTTCTAGCCTACATGGGAATGGTGATCGGAATTGTCCTGGTGGGGCTTTCTGTGCTGATGTTCCTGCGTCTGGGTGGGCCGCTCGTGAAGCGACTCGGTCCCACCGGCATGGGCGCCATCACTCGCATCTTCGGTTTCCTGATCCTGTCGATTGCCGTGCAGTTGGTGTGGGACGGCGTGGCAGATTTCAAGTAG
- a CDS encoding class I SAM-dependent methyltransferase, with protein sequence MRNRETTEWVAREACERLYPHITNPNWLILTARRKLFATWVTRVEGNTLRVLDVGGRIQPYRPLLNGRIRDYYSLDLVAGPLVSAVGKAEALPFPDNHFDLVFCTQMLEYVPVPQEAIDEIHRVLRPSGCLFLSAPAVFPRDSDPEYWRFLPSSLQLLLRNFSNVEIAAEGSTISGLVRTLNVSLITFSPRLLRSILRYTATPALNGLALVLERLARTTNNQFTANFSAFARK encoded by the coding sequence ATGAGAAATCGAGAGACTACCGAGTGGGTGGCTCGCGAAGCCTGCGAGCGGTTGTATCCCCACATTACAAACCCGAATTGGTTGATCCTGACGGCACGCCGTAAGCTATTCGCAACCTGGGTCACCCGCGTGGAAGGCAACACTCTGCGGGTGCTTGACGTGGGTGGACGCATCCAACCCTACCGTCCCCTGCTCAACGGCCGAATTCGCGATTACTATTCGTTAGACCTGGTGGCTGGGCCATTGGTGAGCGCTGTCGGGAAAGCCGAGGCTCTCCCTTTTCCCGACAATCACTTCGACCTGGTGTTCTGTACCCAGATGCTGGAGTACGTTCCGGTTCCGCAAGAAGCGATCGACGAAATCCATCGAGTCCTGCGTCCGTCGGGATGCCTGTTCCTCAGTGCGCCGGCGGTTTTCCCGCGCGATTCGGACCCGGAATATTGGAGATTTCTGCCGTCTTCGCTGCAATTGTTGCTGCGCAACTTTTCCAACGTCGAAATCGCGGCGGAGGGTTCCACGATTTCCGGGCTGGTGCGGACATTGAATGTCTCCCTGATCACATTCAGTCCACGGCTCCTACGCTCCATCCTGCGTTACACCGCCACTCCCGCTTTGAACGGCCTGGCCTTGGTTCTAGAGCGCCTGGCGCGCACGACGAACAACCAATTCACCGCCAACTTCAGCGCTTTCGCCAGAAAGTGA
- a CDS encoding GAF domain-containing protein, translated as MSQTEELLKEFETLARSATGAQSLMQQVAHELHEKMTRYNWVGFYLMEAPAFNALVLGPCAGSFNPTLRIPLDKGLCGAAATSGKTVAVNDVASDPRYLGSDLVKSNIVVPIFVKKRVMAELCIESYFANAFIPSEQAFVESCAGIVGRAMEKESPSGTGKAGK; from the coding sequence ATGTCACAGACTGAAGAGCTTTTGAAGGAATTCGAAACGCTCGCTCGTTCCGCCACTGGCGCGCAATCTCTCATGCAACAGGTCGCGCACGAACTCCATGAGAAGATGACGCGCTACAACTGGGTCGGTTTTTATCTGATGGAAGCACCCGCGTTCAATGCCCTGGTGCTTGGTCCCTGCGCGGGCAGCTTCAATCCCACCCTGCGTATTCCTCTCGACAAAGGATTGTGCGGGGCGGCCGCAACTTCCGGGAAGACCGTGGCCGTTAATGATGTGGCGTCCGATCCACGCTATCTGGGGTCGGACCTCGTGAAGTCCAATATCGTGGTGCCGATTTTCGTGAAGAAACGGGTCATGGCGGAGTTGTGTATCGAGAGTTATTTTGCGAATGCTTTCATTCCATCGGAGCAAGCATTCGTCGAATCCTGCGCCGGAATTGTCGGCCGCGCGATGGAAAAGGAATCCCCGTCGGGAACGGGCAAGGCAGGAAAGTAG
- a CDS encoding class I SAM-dependent methyltransferase, with the protein MSPAPTARFSDRVEDYVRYRPGYPPQVIELLETDCGLRPEHVVADIASGTGAFTKLLLENGNRVFAVEPNAAMREAGDRLLQKFPNLTSIAGTAEETTLRTGSVDFVTAAQAAHWFDRERSRAEFARILKPGGWCILIWNERRTDATPFLLDYEQLLQTYGTDYKEIRHERTTAIIHEFFAPALYRERTFEMRQQFDFEGAAGRLLSSSYAPLAGHPNHAPMMQELRRIFDVHAQAGKIEFEYNTRVFYGKLD; encoded by the coding sequence ATGAGCCCGGCTCCAACCGCCCGTTTTTCCGATCGAGTGGAAGATTACGTCCGCTACCGCCCTGGATATCCGCCGCAAGTTATCGAACTTCTGGAGACAGATTGCGGATTGCGGCCAGAACATGTTGTTGCCGACATCGCTTCTGGAACTGGAGCTTTCACCAAGCTCTTGCTCGAGAATGGCAACCGCGTATTTGCAGTCGAACCTAACGCCGCCATGCGCGAGGCAGGAGATCGCTTACTGCAGAAATTCCCCAACCTGACTTCGATCGCCGGCACCGCCGAAGAGACCACCCTGCGAACTGGATCGGTGGACTTCGTTACCGCTGCCCAGGCCGCGCACTGGTTTGACCGCGAACGGTCACGGGCCGAATTCGCGCGCATCCTGAAACCGGGTGGATGGTGCATCCTTATCTGGAACGAGCGCCGCACCGACGCGACACCATTCTTGCTGGACTACGAGCAACTTCTTCAGACTTACGGGACCGACTACAAAGAAATCCGCCACGAACGTACGACTGCGATCATCCATGAATTCTTCGCGCCTGCCCTCTATCGCGAACGAACCTTTGAGATGCGCCAGCAATTTGATTTCGAGGGTGCCGCCGGACGCTTGCTTTCAAGTTCCTACGCGCCCCTCGCCGGACATCCGAACCATGCGCCGATGATGCAAGAGTTGCGGAGAATCTTTGACGTTCACGCCCAGGCTGGGAAGATCGAGTTCGAGTACAACACGCGGGTCTTCTACGGAAAACTGGACTGA
- a CDS encoding redoxin domain-containing protein: MTFQCNAPTVESSPRYNLRFMANDRVRGVIESGLVSVGGPAPDFELPALVGGVRKNMRLAEFRGKSVVLAFYPFNWQEASLRQMTAFQADRARVLASNAETVAVNVESIMNTTAWERAEGPFDFPLCSDFWPHGAVSKRYGVLRQAGRDAGASERAIFVINPSGEIVFCRTYEPEEVPLLDDVLPLLKKS; encoded by the coding sequence ATGACTTTTCAGTGTAACGCGCCCACTGTGGAATCTTCCCCGCGATACAATCTTCGTTTCATGGCCAACGACCGGGTTCGTGGGGTGATCGAGAGTGGACTGGTCAGCGTCGGCGGTCCGGCGCCTGATTTTGAATTGCCGGCGCTGGTTGGTGGTGTCCGGAAGAATATGCGCCTGGCGGAATTTCGCGGCAAGTCCGTGGTACTCGCCTTTTATCCGTTCAACTGGCAGGAGGCTAGCCTGCGCCAGATGACGGCTTTCCAGGCTGACCGTGCACGCGTGCTGGCAAGTAACGCGGAAACGGTAGCCGTCAATGTTGAATCGATCATGAACACGACCGCATGGGAACGGGCTGAGGGGCCCTTCGATTTTCCTTTATGCAGCGATTTTTGGCCGCATGGCGCCGTCAGCAAGCGCTACGGCGTTCTTCGGCAGGCGGGAAGGGATGCCGGCGCCAGCGAACGCGCTATCTTTGTGATCAATCCCAGTGGAGAAATCGTGTTCTGCAGAACCTATGAACCGGAAGAAGTCCCGTTGCTGGATGACGTTTTGCCGTTGCTGAAGAAGAGTTGA
- a CDS encoding enoyl-CoA hydratase/isomerase family protein has product MKRIHKVAILGAGTMGARIAAHFANAGVPTLLLDIVPPAADTAGRSTIASAGLEAARKSKPAAFYDASLSRLVAVGNFEDDLKRLADVDWIIEAVVENLEIKRTLLKKIEAIRKPGTIITTNTSGLPVAQIAEGFSEDFRRSWFGTHFFNPPRYMRLLELIPTADADPSLIEAVTHFCDSQLGKGVVLAKDTPNFIANRIGTFSVLNVMRLMQEMDMSIEEVDALTGQAVGWPRSATFRTIDMVGLDILGHVVRNMTGEKPLDERGDLKLPDFYRQMLDRKLLGDKTKGGFYKKVKGEGGEDDRQGIDWKTLEYRPRQKAKFAALEMAKNVEATGARVRMLLGLEGNSPQKGDKAGAFLWSALSDLWTYAANRIPEISDTVVEIDRAMRLGFNWELGPFELWDAAGVEATVARMKNEGHPIAANVEKLLGAGQKSWCADDPKSASGRTFWDLSTGKREAVQVPSGVWSVEVAKKSNGVVKKNSGASLVDLGEGVACIEFHSKMNSMGADIVSLITQTLKPGGPGDNFDAIVITNDAQNFSVGANLMLLLMSVQEEEWDEVDLAIRQFQGMTQAIKFSAKPVVIAPFGLALGGGCEVSLHAAALQPHAELYMGLVEVGVGLLPGGGGCKEMLLRAVDSARAIRSDGRGDSVEMLEAMKKIFETIATAKVATSAHEARGLGFLSNSDRITMNRERVLFDAKARALELVRAGYEPPVMRTDIPAPGENILAALKMGVYLMRQGAFVSDHEQKLGNKIAEVICGGNITSGTPISEQYLLDLEREAFKSLCGEKKTQERIQYTLKTGKTLRN; this is encoded by the coding sequence ATGAAACGGATTCACAAGGTTGCCATCCTTGGCGCCGGCACCATGGGCGCTCGCATCGCAGCTCATTTCGCCAATGCGGGAGTGCCAACGCTCCTGCTCGACATCGTTCCTCCCGCCGCAGACACCGCAGGCCGCAGCACAATCGCTTCCGCCGGACTGGAGGCAGCCCGCAAATCTAAGCCTGCCGCCTTCTATGACGCTTCCCTTTCGCGCTTGGTCGCAGTCGGAAATTTCGAAGATGACCTCAAACGCCTGGCCGATGTGGACTGGATAATCGAAGCGGTCGTTGAAAATCTTGAGATCAAGCGCACGTTGCTGAAAAAAATAGAAGCCATCCGCAAGCCGGGCACGATCATTACCACCAACACAAGCGGGCTGCCAGTCGCACAGATTGCGGAGGGCTTTTCTGAAGACTTTCGACGTTCGTGGTTCGGAACTCATTTTTTCAATCCACCGCGTTACATGCGCCTGCTGGAATTAATTCCCACCGCGGACGCAGATCCGTCGTTGATCGAAGCCGTCACCCATTTCTGCGACTCGCAACTTGGCAAGGGAGTGGTGCTCGCCAAGGACACACCGAACTTCATCGCCAACCGGATTGGAACATTCTCCGTACTCAACGTGATGCGGCTGATGCAGGAAATGGACATGAGCATCGAGGAGGTCGATGCGCTCACCGGTCAAGCCGTGGGCTGGCCCCGCTCGGCCACGTTCCGCACGATCGATATGGTCGGTCTCGACATACTCGGTCACGTCGTCCGGAACATGACTGGAGAGAAGCCTCTCGACGAGCGCGGCGATCTCAAATTACCCGACTTTTATCGACAAATGCTGGACCGCAAATTATTGGGTGACAAGACCAAGGGCGGCTTCTACAAGAAAGTAAAAGGCGAAGGCGGCGAGGACGACCGTCAAGGAATCGATTGGAAAACGCTCGAATATCGTCCGCGTCAGAAGGCGAAGTTCGCCGCCCTCGAAATGGCAAAGAATGTGGAGGCGACTGGGGCGCGCGTGCGCATGCTGCTGGGCCTCGAAGGCAACTCCCCTCAAAAAGGAGACAAGGCGGGCGCGTTCCTATGGTCGGCTCTCTCCGATCTTTGGACGTATGCCGCTAACCGCATTCCAGAAATTTCCGACACCGTCGTTGAAATTGATCGAGCCATGCGACTCGGTTTTAACTGGGAACTCGGCCCCTTCGAACTTTGGGATGCGGCGGGAGTCGAAGCCACCGTCGCTCGCATGAAGAACGAAGGCCATCCGATCGCCGCAAACGTAGAGAAGTTGCTTGGAGCAGGACAAAAATCCTGGTGCGCGGACGACCCAAAATCGGCGTCCGGTAGGACCTTCTGGGATCTGAGCACTGGCAAACGTGAAGCAGTGCAGGTCCCATCGGGTGTCTGGTCGGTCGAAGTGGCGAAAAAATCAAACGGGGTCGTGAAGAAGAATTCAGGAGCTTCGCTGGTGGATCTTGGCGAAGGCGTCGCTTGCATCGAATTTCACTCCAAGATGAATTCGATGGGCGCGGACATCGTCTCGCTGATCACACAAACCCTGAAGCCCGGCGGCCCGGGCGACAATTTTGACGCCATTGTCATCACTAATGACGCGCAGAACTTTTCAGTGGGCGCGAACCTGATGCTGCTGCTGATGTCGGTCCAGGAAGAAGAGTGGGATGAGGTCGACCTCGCCATTCGCCAATTTCAGGGCATGACGCAAGCAATCAAGTTTTCCGCCAAGCCGGTGGTGATCGCGCCTTTTGGCCTCGCACTCGGCGGAGGCTGCGAGGTTTCCCTCCATGCGGCAGCCCTCCAACCTCACGCCGAACTGTACATGGGACTGGTCGAAGTAGGTGTCGGCCTTCTGCCCGGCGGCGGTGGATGTAAAGAGATGTTGCTCCGCGCCGTGGACAGTGCCCGTGCGATCCGATCCGACGGCCGCGGGGACTCGGTTGAGATGCTGGAGGCAATGAAGAAGATTTTCGAAACCATCGCCACCGCAAAAGTCGCGACTTCGGCACATGAAGCGCGCGGCTTGGGATTCTTATCGAATTCCGATCGCATCACCATGAATCGCGAACGGGTGCTCTTTGACGCCAAAGCCCGTGCGCTCGAATTGGTGCGCGCCGGGTACGAGCCTCCAGTCATGAGAACGGACATTCCTGCGCCGGGAGAAAATATCCTTGCCGCTCTCAAGATGGGCGTGTACTTGATGCGACAGGGCGCCTTCGTCAGCGACCACGAACAAAAATTGGGCAACAAGATTGCCGAAGTGATCTGTGGCGGGAACATCACCTCGGGAACTCCGATCAGTGAACAATATCTGCTCGACCTGGAACGAGAAGCCTTCAAGTCGCTGTGTGGAGAGAAGAAGACGCAAGAACGGATTCAGTACACTCTGAAGACGGGCAAGACCTTGCGGAACTGA
- the thiC gene encoding phosphomethylpyrimidine synthase ThiC produces the protein MSAVNGNASNGNGSNGSGTVPTPRLEWLAKRRAENRDGNFSQMHYARQGVITEEMAYIAHREKITAELVRDEVARGRMIIPANINHPELEPMCIGVASLCKINSNIGNSAVTSNVSEELKKLHTSVHYGADTVMDLSTGGGIHEIREAILRHSPVPIGTVPIYEAISRVKRVEDLNASVMLEVIEEQAAQGVDYMTIHAGVLIQYLPMVSKRITGIVSRGGAILGQWMAYHHKQNFLYECFEDICKIFKKYDVSFSLGDGLRPGCIADASDEAQFAELKTLGELTKIAWKHDVQVMIEGPGHIPMHKIKEQVEKEHELCYEAPFYTLGPLVTDIAPGYDHITSAIGAAMIGWYGAAMLCYVTPKEHLGLPNEKDVKDGIIAYKIAAHAADIARGRPGVQDRDNALSYARYKFDWEKQFELSLDPETARAMHDETLPEEGYKTAAFCSMCGPKFCSMNYSSKVDDYNKEVHGLEKKDYSELVDKLVTIK, from the coding sequence ATGTCCGCAGTGAACGGTAACGCAAGCAACGGCAATGGCAGCAACGGCTCTGGCACGGTCCCCACGCCGCGCTTGGAATGGCTCGCTAAACGCCGCGCAGAAAATCGCGATGGTAATTTTTCGCAGATGCACTATGCGCGGCAAGGGGTCATTACGGAAGAGATGGCATACATCGCCCATCGCGAAAAGATAACGGCCGAACTGGTGCGTGACGAAGTTGCCCGCGGACGCATGATCATCCCAGCCAATATCAACCATCCGGAACTCGAGCCGATGTGCATCGGCGTCGCGTCGTTGTGCAAGATCAATTCCAATATTGGAAATTCGGCCGTCACTTCCAACGTGAGTGAGGAACTGAAGAAATTGCACACGTCCGTCCACTACGGCGCCGACACGGTGATGGATCTCTCCACTGGCGGCGGCATCCACGAAATTCGCGAAGCCATTCTGCGCCACTCTCCAGTTCCGATCGGGACCGTTCCTATCTATGAAGCGATCTCGCGCGTGAAGCGGGTGGAGGACTTGAACGCGAGCGTGATGCTGGAAGTGATCGAAGAACAAGCCGCGCAGGGCGTCGACTACATGACCATCCACGCCGGCGTTCTTATTCAATACTTGCCGATGGTTTCAAAACGCATCACCGGGATCGTGAGCCGCGGCGGCGCCATTCTCGGCCAATGGATGGCTTATCACCACAAACAGAATTTTCTCTATGAATGCTTTGAGGACATCTGCAAGATTTTCAAGAAATACGATGTCAGCTTTTCACTCGGAGACGGCCTGCGTCCCGGCTGCATCGCCGACGCCAGCGATGAAGCCCAGTTCGCCGAACTCAAGACCCTGGGTGAATTGACGAAAATTGCCTGGAAGCACGACGTGCAAGTCATGATCGAGGGCCCCGGTCACATCCCGATGCACAAGATCAAAGAGCAAGTCGAAAAAGAGCACGAACTCTGCTATGAAGCACCCTTCTACACGCTCGGCCCGCTCGTCACCGACATCGCTCCCGGATACGACCACATCACTTCGGCGATCGGCGCAGCGATGATCGGCTGGTACGGCGCGGCCATGCTTTGCTACGTCACGCCCAAAGAACACCTGGGACTGCCCAACGAAAAAGATGTGAAAGACGGCATCATCGCTTACAAGATCGCGGCCCACGCCGCCGACATCGCACGCGGCCGCCCCGGCGTACAGGACCGCGACAACGCTCTTAGCTATGCCCGCTACAAGTTCGATTGGGAAAAACAATTCGAACTCTCACTTGATCCCGAAACTGCCCGCGCAATGCACGACGAAACGCTTCCCGAGGAAGGCTACAAGACGGCAGCGTTCTGCTCGATGTGTGGTCCGAAGTTCTGCTCCATGAACTACTCGAGCAAGGTGGACGACTACAACAAGGAAGTTCATGGGCTGGAGAAGAAGGACTACTCGGAGTTAGTCGACAAGCTGGTTACGATCAAGTAA
- a CDS encoding M28 family metallopeptidase gives MLIGSGVRASDGHGKENGQAEGANLVGFRDVAGERDIEKRFLAVPEAKLAEEHLRILTQAPHIAGSPEDKATADYVARKFREAGLDTEIVEYRVWLNYPAEISVDMIAPEGVTMHGPRPEHVDSDPFQDDPRVINSYNGMSPSGDAEADVVYANYGAPEDFDKLKQMNVDVHGKIVIVRYGQNFRGVKAFVAEERGAAGVIIYSDPKDDGYYRGDAYPKGPWRPASATQRGSVGYMFQFAGDPTTPGIASEPSLPDSKRVTPPQSAQLSKIPVTPLSYADASPILEHLGGPPSPREWQGALPFTYHVGPGPAKLKIHLKQDYQFRTIWDVIGKVRGTVSPDEWVVAGNHRDAWVYGAVDPNSGTAAMLESVHGLGELLKSGWKPKRTIVIGSWDAEEEGLIGSTEWGEGHVKELGTAAAYFNMDVAVSGPKFGASSVPTLKQFIREITKDVPAPQGGTVYDAWKKTSQPSAENTRSQESLTGVYKPPVAQVRTDVPVGDLGSGSDYTVFLQHLGVPSTDIGSNGDYGVYHSVFDNFAWFKKFGDPDFRYVQQMARVFGLEMIRMADADVLPYDYEDYGKEISVYLDAARNKSKERFGNKSPDFTAAVEGAHHLEQAGARMSQKQRKLPNDPARINIVLRETERALLIPEGLPNRPWYHHSIYAPGQYTGYAAVVIPGVNEAIDAGDAGRTEQQIAALAAALHRAAMALEAYR, from the coding sequence ATGTTGATCGGTTCGGGTGTGCGTGCGTCCGATGGTCACGGTAAAGAGAATGGTCAGGCCGAAGGGGCTAACCTCGTGGGCTTTCGTGATGTCGCGGGCGAGCGGGATATTGAAAAGCGTTTCCTTGCGGTGCCAGAGGCAAAACTTGCCGAGGAGCATCTGCGCATCCTGACGCAAGCGCCCCATATTGCCGGATCGCCGGAAGACAAAGCCACCGCCGACTATGTGGCCAGGAAATTCCGCGAAGCCGGACTGGATACGGAGATTGTGGAATACAGAGTCTGGCTGAATTATCCGGCGGAAATCAGTGTCGACATGATCGCGCCGGAAGGCGTGACCATGCATGGTCCCCGGCCAGAGCATGTGGACAGCGATCCGTTTCAGGACGACCCGCGCGTGATCAATAGTTACAACGGAATGTCGCCGTCGGGTGATGCCGAGGCGGACGTTGTTTATGCCAACTACGGCGCACCCGAAGACTTCGACAAGTTGAAGCAGATGAATGTCGACGTGCACGGAAAGATTGTGATCGTGCGTTATGGCCAGAATTTTCGAGGAGTGAAAGCCTTCGTCGCAGAAGAACGAGGCGCGGCCGGTGTGATCATTTATTCCGACCCGAAAGACGACGGCTACTACCGCGGAGATGCCTATCCCAAAGGCCCGTGGCGTCCTGCAAGCGCAACGCAACGTGGATCGGTCGGGTACATGTTCCAGTTTGCGGGCGATCCGACCACTCCCGGGATTGCATCGGAACCATCCTTGCCAGATTCGAAACGAGTGACGCCGCCACAGTCCGCGCAACTCTCGAAGATTCCGGTAACGCCTCTTTCCTATGCCGACGCTTCGCCGATTCTGGAGCATTTAGGTGGACCGCCTTCGCCGCGTGAATGGCAGGGAGCGTTGCCATTCACGTATCACGTTGGGCCGGGGCCGGCGAAGTTGAAGATTCACCTGAAGCAGGACTATCAATTCCGCACGATCTGGGATGTGATCGGCAAAGTGCGTGGAACCGTGTCGCCGGATGAGTGGGTGGTCGCGGGCAATCATCGGGATGCGTGGGTGTATGGCGCAGTCGATCCGAACAGCGGCACAGCGGCCATGCTCGAGTCCGTGCACGGACTGGGTGAACTGCTGAAATCGGGATGGAAGCCCAAGCGCACCATCGTGATTGGAAGTTGGGACGCGGAAGAAGAAGGCCTGATCGGCTCGACCGAGTGGGGCGAGGGGCACGTCAAAGAATTAGGTACGGCCGCCGCATATTTCAATATGGATGTTGCAGTCTCCGGTCCGAAATTTGGAGCGTCGAGCGTGCCCACGCTCAAGCAATTCATTCGCGAGATCACGAAAGACGTTCCTGCTCCGCAGGGTGGTACTGTGTACGACGCATGGAAGAAGACCAGTCAGCCGAGTGCGGAAAATACGCGCTCGCAGGAATCGTTGACCGGCGTCTATAAGCCGCCGGTGGCGCAGGTTCGCACCGATGTACCGGTCGGCGATCTGGGCAGCGGCTCGGACTACACTGTGTTCCTCCAGCATCTGGGTGTACCGTCGACGGACATCGGGTCGAACGGAGATTACGGTGTCTATCATTCGGTGTTCGACAACTTTGCCTGGTTCAAAAAATTCGGCGATCCCGATTTTCGCTACGTGCAGCAGATGGCTCGAGTGTTTGGCCTGGAGATGATCCGCATGGCCGACGCCGATGTTCTTCCATACGACTATGAAGACTACGGCAAAGAAATTTCAGTCTATCTTGATGCCGCCAGGAACAAATCCAAAGAACGCTTTGGAAACAAGTCGCCGGATTTCACAGCTGCGGTAGAGGGTGCGCATCATTTGGAGCAGGCCGGCGCCAGGATGTCGCAGAAGCAGCGCAAGCTGCCGAACGATCCAGCACGCATTAACATAGTGTTGCGAGAGACGGAGAGGGCTCTGCTGATTCCCGAGGGCCTGCCCAATCGTCCGTGGTATCACCACTCGATCTATGCGCCGGGGCAGTACACCGGTTACGCTGCGGTGGTGATTCCTGGAGTGAACGAAGCGATTGATGCCGGTGACGCAGGCCGCACCGAACAACAAATCGCTGCGCTGGCAGCCGCGTTGCATCGCGCCGCCATGGCTTTGGAAGCGTACCGGTAA